In Crinalium epipsammum PCC 9333, the following are encoded in one genomic region:
- a CDS encoding WecB/TagA/CpsF family glycosyltransferase has protein sequence MCEEMEQFSVLGFPVNLSDDYSQWLISRVNQKMGSHVVTLNAEMVIQADSNPDLGNIIKNAELVVPDGSGVVLYLRLSGKKQKRCPGIELAELLLGQAAELGDLCPVLFYGGAPGVAEKAAENMIASKQDLKNLKLVAAQHGFLSQEEQVAFLETIKEKQPKLILVGLGVPRQELWIAQHRYLAPESIWIGVGGSFDIWAGIKSRAPGWLANNHLEWLYRLYQEPWRWRRMMALPQFALRSFGELGLNSLQRFQFKG, from the coding sequence GTGTGAGGAAATGGAACAATTTTCTGTACTAGGCTTTCCCGTTAATCTGTCGGATGATTATTCTCAATGGTTGATCTCTCGTGTCAACCAAAAAATGGGTAGTCATGTGGTGACGCTTAATGCAGAAATGGTAATCCAGGCAGATAGCAATCCTGATTTGGGTAACATCATCAAAAATGCTGAGTTAGTAGTTCCTGATGGCTCAGGTGTTGTACTCTATTTGCGACTTTCTGGAAAAAAACAAAAACGTTGTCCTGGGATTGAACTAGCAGAGTTATTGTTAGGACAAGCGGCTGAACTTGGTGATTTATGCCCTGTGCTGTTTTATGGAGGCGCACCAGGGGTTGCTGAGAAAGCAGCAGAAAATATGATTGCAAGTAAGCAAGATTTAAAAAATTTAAAACTTGTAGCTGCCCAGCATGGTTTTCTTTCACAAGAAGAACAAGTAGCATTTTTAGAAACTATCAAGGAGAAACAACCTAAACTAATTTTGGTAGGATTAGGAGTTCCGCGTCAGGAGTTATGGATTGCTCAACACCGCTATCTTGCCCCAGAGTCGATTTGGATTGGTGTTGGTGGCAGTTTTGATATTTGGGCTGGAATTAAATCAAGAGCGCCTGGTTGGTTAGCAAATAATCATCTGGAATGGCTATATCGGCTTTATCAAGAACCTTGGCGCTGGCGAAGGATGATGGCTTTACCACAGTTTGCACTTCGGAGTTTTGGGGAGTTGGGTTTAAATAGCTTGCAGCGTTTTCAATTCAAGGGGTAA